Below is a genomic region from Castanea sativa cultivar Marrone di Chiusa Pesio chromosome 2, ASM4071231v1.
gcccttaATTATAAGTGATGGTGAGCTGAAACTTGAACTCCAATCTGTCCATGAGAGTCGTCCGTGTCAGGAAGATGAGCATGGCCGTGACTATCAAGACGACCGTCCACGTGCCTATCAGGACGTTCGTCTATGGACGTTTGGGTTGTCCATGAGGAAAACCCCAAGACGACCCTCGACCCTTGGAGAAATTTCACAGAGTAATCTACCACGTGTTATTACTCCAAGGCCTGAGTTAAGTCCTGGTTCATCGCTAAAACTTCCTCCTAAGTGCAAAACTCCCAACATTAGTTATGGAAGATAATGATAACGTATTCTAACTCCTACGGCGGTTGTGAGAGTTAGCCTTGAACCCTCTAACGtcctcaaatataggggaagttaTGAGACAAGTAACTGCTTGAAGAGCACACTATAAAAACACCCATTAACATCGAATGAAGGTAAGTTTTTAATAACTCCTGAGGAGTTGGAACTCTAAAATGTgagaaagaaactaactttggcatcagagAGTTCTTGGCCGGTTCACCCCGGTCACCTTGATCGTGTGTTCTTTTTTCAGGCCTTTTAATCAATCGCTATCCCGTTGAAGCCTGAAGCATCCAACCTACtaattttccttgcatcatcaatTAGTATTCACTCAATCtcactaaatatatatatatatatattagtacatgataaaaaataaaagtagtgtcTGTCAATGATATATTCATGTGAAACTTATGCTgttctaattatattttaacACCTTATTACATGTTATGAAATTGAGTATGTTGGTTATTGATactaaaaacacaatttttcgCAAGTGGGGAGGGATAGcaacaaattataattattacaacattttttatatatatatttttttacacaaGTTGTCACCTTAATTATTAGTATAGTGCCCTTAACATCTTAGACTTACTGTTTTCCACAATGTCCATTACATTAACAAGTCAATATtgattatttttgaaaagtaacAACATTGCTTTCACATTATTTTCTTGttagtgtgttttttttttttttttcatattccaatcactacaattttttttttttttgataggccaaTCACTACAAATTATAGTaacagttttgaaaatttattagtttaatatacttagttttattgttattgttattgtttataGTAAAACCTTCTTCAATCAAGTTAAAACAGAACGcaggaaggaaaagaaaagaaaaaaagtaaaatttgtttaGGATCGTTTTGAGCggtaatataaattttaggacAAAGAAGtttgtatacatttttttataaattgtattaactttaaatataaaacaaaaataattaataaatttatttacattCTCATTAACGCAACACTAATCacatttattatcaaattttaatattacattaaaaaaaaatgatgtcttCACTTCACAGTCTGCACTGTAGTACGGTGACATTATTTCTGGCTTTGAATGGCCACTATTTCTCACTGTCCTCACCCATTATTGTACTAGCTACTacaactatttaattatttatttttaaaaaaagtaaatgatttttttttataaatatttctatatttagagtagttttgttttggtggactgattacatatttaattattatttacatCAAAATTCAGCAAAATAAGGTGGGGCCACGTGCAAGCGTGAGCAAAACACCAACAAAAGCGGTAAAAGGAGCGTCAATAAACGACAAAAAGCAatgagaaacagagagagagagagtcacagCCACCACTGCGCCATCAGAACCGACAGTGGCTCCGCTGACCACCACATGTCATTTCACACTCAGCCACGTACATAACTTTATGTACAAATTCAAATTAACAAGACAGTAATGCCCTTCACTCataataaataacataacaGATTCATCAAGGGTAATTTTGTAACTCCACATAAATTTCTCAATGATCAGAATAATACATGATAAATCTACCGAAAATTACAAACCACCCCATATCCATAttcatacataaaattaaaaaaaaaaaacaaaaagtaaaaatatctACGTACCAATTATACcgtataaaacaaaaataaataaaaagtacagCCTCAAAAATTAAACCCAGATCCATACACCATGTCTAATCACCGgaatcatcaccaccaccaaagATTGAGAAGCGATTGtacaagagaaacaaaatgAGGACCAAAACTAGTGCAACCCCAAAGGGTGACCCACTGACCCTATGGATTGTGTCAGGCTCACCAGTTGAGAAGATGCTAGAGATGAAGGAGCCACGATCTGAGGAGAGGAACTGGATTGTGAGGAGGAGGATTATTGGGAGGAGAAGAAGCCCAACTGGGCTCAAGAGCTCAGAAATGGCTTCAGTGATGGCCTCACCTTGGTCACCAACGAGGAGTGGCACAGCTACTATCATGGCCACAACTATAGCTAGTAGGACACCATGGGGTGCACCAGCTTGTCTTTCTTCTAtcattttggttgttgttgtgggGTTTGGTCTTGAGGGTTTGTGAGTTTTGGTTTATTGGgtgtgtttattttctttctatgtggcttttgttttggttttcaaGAAGAGTGAGTGGGAAAGGTGCATCGTGGTCTTAAAATAGGGGCTTGAGACGCGGATGCCTTCAGAAATTAAGAGCATTTCCATTGGCAATTCCAAAAGGGCAAAAGGGAAATGTACGAGAAAAGCACAAAAAAGTGTTGGTTAACGGCATTTGTAGAAGAGAGGTggtacgtccacaatatttttacaatatttttacaacaaatcataggtggttagttgttattggttcaaatttgaacctaacactaagattacttttttgccccaataataacaaccagtaacatcctgccacttaggatttgttgtaaaaatgttgtggacatatcatttctctttgtaaaatgttaaaattgcaaaaaaaatttagttgtaCTGTAGTACCGTCTTAAATGTAGAATGACAGTACGATGGTAAatgctataatatattttaattgataaaatggGTCAGAATAGGAATTGGGGAGAAGACAGAGGGGAGctgtattaaaatatattatattattttaatggataatatatgttattttaataagtagaaaaaaaaaataaaaattgagatattAAATGTATGGTAGAATAATACGATAtaattgtaatatattatattattttaatgaataatatatattattttaataagtaaaataagaaaataaaaataaaaatattaaatattttataaaatgatgcggtataattaataaaataaatttttaatataataaaattggatGATATATAATTTTCTACTGCAAACCCTCTAAGAATGGGTTTAGCCTTTTTAATCTCATCAAAAGAATACAGAAGGGCATGTTtcatgtatttatatattatagttTACTTGGGTTTTGCTTTCCATTGTTCGGAACTTCGGATCTAGATTGTATTTAGTACTGTGGACTTTACAGCGTCCTCGCTTTGTCCTTGGACAATACACTGAGACAGAGTAAATATGACAATACTTTTGTCCAtggtaaaaatatttagtattttaaatattaaaaaatatattggaaaaagttaacaaatgttttaaaaaattaattattttttaaaattttgtacaaaaaaagaaaaaaaatactaatattttaacaatttttcataaaaatgatataaaaaattttcttaaatagtttattaatcATTGCGCTACCGTTAACATGACccaaacatatttcaatttttaaagtgGCTTTGATTCATGGGCTTgactaaaatttataatttgatcaATATTTTAGATCAATCAATGTACAAATACATgtgaatatataaaaaaataagttagttaaaaaattgaaaaattattcttttgttttccttaaaaaaatactCCTTGCTGTTAAAGACCAAATTATGAGATGTTTACTTAACatgttatattatttgttggCATATTTATTCTATCTGTATATTAGAAAAGTTAAGTAGCCTTtactttttcatatatatgagTTCACAAAAATTCTAGTACCACAAACTAAGCtataatttttgtcacaatcACTCGTGTGTCTAATCTAAGAGTCAATTACGGTCTTTTTTGTATAATAGTTATGACAAAAGTTAGGACTTTGTTCATAGTAATAGAATTACTCATGGATTAATTAATGTCCACCGAATGGAGAGGTAGA
It encodes:
- the LOC142623383 gene encoding uncharacterized protein LOC142623383; protein product: MIEERQAGAPHGVLLAIVVAMIVAVPLLVGDQGEAITEAISELLSPVGLLLLPIILLLTIQFLSSDRGSFISSIFSTGEPDTIHRVSGSPFGVALVLVLILFLLYNRFSIFGGGDDSGD